tttttactgatgtgttgttgggcttggcctcatgtaagccactcagagtccccttggggagatggtggtggggtataaataaagtattattattattattattattattattattattattattttcctgcttcttggcagggggttggattagatggtgcacaaggtctcttcgaactctacgattctttggaagacctagagattctctcaagtaaaaaagaaaattagcACTTATTTACATACattcactttcacaggggtctTGTGCTTCTAACCCCAGCGAATGTGGAAGGTGACTGTCTCTCATCCATAATCAGTTGAGTTAACAATTCACTTCTTGCTTAATCTCATGTATAACACACTGATTGTCCTGTGACAAGTCCTTTATGGGGCACAAGAGAGACACACCATCCGGAGCCATTTCGACACTCCACGAAAGTACAGGCCTTTCGCCCCCAGTGTGGATTCTCCGATGTCGGTTGAGATCTGCCTTCCTGTAAAAGCTCTTTCCGCATTCAGGGCACCGGTAGGGTCTCTCTCCCGTGTGGACCCTCTGGTGCGAGGTCAGAGTCGCCCGCTGCCTGAAATTcttcccacattcctggcatttgtagggtttctctccagtgtggattcTCTGGTGTCGGAGAAGGTTCTGCTTGTCGCAAAAGCTCTTCCCACAGTCTGAGCAGTGgtagggcttctctcctgtgtggatcctttggtgGGAGGTGAGGTTCACCTTGTGGCTGAAGTTCTTGCCACATTCCAGGCACTTGTAcggcttctccccggtgtgagTCCTCTGGTGGCTGATAAGATGTGAGCGGTCGTAAAAACGCTTGCCGCACTCGGAGCAACTGTACGGCTTCTCTCCTTTGTGCATCCTCTGGTGAGCCGTGAGGATGAAGCTGCGGTGGAAGCTCTTCCCACAGATCGAGCACTTGTAcggcttctccccggtgtggatCCTCTGATGGAGCCGGAGGTGTGGGATCTggctgaagttctttccacactccaggcatttatagggtttctcatCAATGTGTGCTCTCCAGTTAAGGTCCGACCTGTGGCTGAAACTTTTCCCAAACCCTGGGCAGacattccttcttcttcccttctgcttTTCTGGCTGGGTTGGGCGTTCGCTTTGGGAATGGATAGATTTATTTCTCCACCTCTCTgtttggtttctttctttctcttttggccCCTTTTGGTTCATGAGAGTCTCTTCATTCTCCTGATGCGTGTTTTCCCCAGAGGGTGGAACATCATCTACTGGAATAGAAAAGGAAAACAGTCCATGAGCCCAAAGAAGGAAACAAATAACACTTGCCGACACACattttagtgggttgttgtaggttttccgggctatatggccatgttgtagaggcattttctcctgatgtttcgcctgcatctatggcaagcatcctcagaggtagtgaatgttggaagtaggaaaatgggtttatatatctgtggaaagaccagggtgggacaaaggacttttgtctgctggagctaggtgtgaatgtttcaactgaccaccttgattagcattcaatggcttggaagtgcctgggggaatctttctttgagaggtgatttgatttgaaattacaacagcaaaacgacagagagtaaacaatcaggcacatcaaatcacctctcaaagattcccccaggcacttccaagccattaaatgctaatcaaggtggtcagttgaaacattcacacctagctccagcacacaaaagtcctttgtcccaccctggtctttccacagatatataaacccattttcctacttccaacagacctcactacctctgaggatgcttgccatagatgcaggtgaaacgccaggagaaaatgcctctagaacatggccttatagcccagaaaacctacaacaacccagtgattccggccatgaaagccttcgacaatacacatttTAGTGTTTCAAATGCTAGTCCTGTTTCTAGGTCAGTTGGGAAACTCTTCCCCCAGCAttaactgccgctctgggccagagtaaagagaaaggggggccaggggacagttccatcttgtctcctgcatttgtcatcagctggggacccctcccaccAACACCACCTGTCGCTCAGGACCAGAGTGAAGACCggggtgggaggggggggaggacaaTCGTCGTATTACTCAGaaggaaatttcaagcataatcggcatttcataaggacatgtgggtcacattattgttttgcttggctatcggaaaatctgtgcacgataggttgcggaaacagtgttgacttcttccgtgacggcttcagaaaacttgttcatcgttggcagaaatgtatccaattgtctggtgattatgtggtaaagtgaatagtggtagttaaagagcatattctaaggatgtgaggggatatgataaccatgtataaatatgtgagaggaagccacagggaggtgggagcaagcttgttttctgcttccctggagactaggacgcggaacaatggcttcaaactacaagagaggagattccatctgaacatgaggaagaacttcctgactgtgagagccgttcagcagtggaactctctgccccagagtgtggtggaggctccttctttggagcttttaaacagaggctggatggccatctgtcaggggtgatttgattgcaatattcctgcttcttggcagggggttggactggatggcccatgaggtctcttccaactctttgattctatgatttctgtgtttgatttattaaaatattcccatccaaacccaagtaacgaaggtggaggcattacttttcattcaatcctcgtataGTATACACATGACTCATGAATCAAAATAAGAATGTCTTGCTCAAGATTAAAACATATGGATTTTAATGAGTCTATTCATTAAATATGGCTCGGTCAAGATCTAGCCCAGCAAACTGGAACTTCTCTCTGCAAAGTTTAGAGCATTCAGAAACCCAGTGCAGATCAATCTTTCCCTACCGTGTGATGTGTTGCGAGCTTCATCGTCCTGAGTTGTTCCCCCAAAGAGAAGTTTATCAGAGATGATGGGTGGATCTTTCACCTGCTCAGAGAAATTAGCCAGCCCTTCCACGTGGGGCTCCTGCACATGAAATAAAAGCCAGAATGACTAGAtgcaaataacattatttttaggGCTGCAGCTCCCAGAGTCCCCTAGATGGTATGCTGGTGGATAcatttattgattattattattatttatttatttcaaacatttctatcccgtccttctcaacccccgaggtggGACTCCTGACGGCTTACaatggcaatcattagatgccgacaacAACATTAATCACATTACAAAAAGATTTACAAATAGGTAAACAAGTTATAAATAGACATTAAAATATCAAaattatacattaaaattaaaacaaagccAGGCCCAGATCACAAATCCAAGTCAACATCCAAAGTTCCAGTCCGAGGTTTATTCTTGGTTAGTTCTCATACATTTATTGCTGTTGCTACTCGGTTAGCtgccaaatgcttggtcccaaagccatgattggACCTTTTTGCTAAAAGAGATGCGTGAAGGGGTCGCCCTAATTTTGCTggagagtgtgttccataggtatCTCCCCATATGAATAATCTAGGACCTtaaaatcgtctggggaggccctgctctcgttactgcATTCGtaacaagtacgtttggcggggacgagagacagggccttctcggtggtggcccctcggctatggaacacccttttaacattccgggaaAAAGTCAAGATATAGCttttttgcaaatgcagagtaagtgacacaggaaaatggagcaACTAGACATTGagtccggacaacgtttttaacaaggagacactatgaatttataggttcttgtgggttttttcgggctatagggccatgttctagaggcatttctcctgacgtttcgcctgcatctatggcaagcatcctcagaggtagtgaggtctgttgggagtaggaaaaaggggtttatatatctgtggaatggctggggtggggcaaggagctcttccctgctggagccaggtgtgaatgtttcaactgaccaccttcattagcagtTGTCAGTTAgcagtggtcagttgaaacattcacacctagctccagcagggaagagctctttgccccaccccagccattccacagatatataaacccattgtcctaattccaacagacctcactacctctgaggatgcttgccatagatgcaggcgaaacgtcagaagaaatgcctctagaacatggccctatagcccgaaaaaaactcacaagaacctagtgattccagccatgaaacccttcgacaatactatgaatttatattttattgttttgtttagttttaattatatgttatgtttttaattgtatttcagaCACTGTAAGACATTTAAGACactctctgaagatgccagctgcAGATGTAgcgaaatgtaatataatatattgtatatacacatatttataatattttataatgtaatgcaatataatactactactaataatatattataattatatatttctattccactagctgtcccctgccatgcattgctgtggcccagtctgtatgtatgtgtgtgtatatatttgtgtatatgtgtatatatgtgtgtttgtgtatatatatgttttttgctcctgtgttgtaatgtatttttgggggctttttaagtatcttctgctggtgtattgtgtccaaatatggtgtcaatttgtccagtggtttttgagttatgttaatcccaaaaacgaacattacatttgtatttatatagaagttgtaatattactaataatattacaatataatggtacagtaatatttaatactgatattgtactatgctaataacataatatatttatgtatatatatatatcttgtaagtcgcttacaagtaatatttaatactgatattgtactatgctaataacataatatatttatgtatatatatatatcttgtaagtcgcttacaagtaatatttaatactgatattgtactatgctaataacataatatatttatgtatatatatatatcttgtaagtcgcttacaagtaatatttaatactgatattgtactatgctaataacgtaatatatttatgtatatatatatcttgtaagtcgcaccccttcggggtgagaaagacggcatataaatgtcgtaaataaataaatagtcaggaAAGAATGGTACTGGAACACAGCCAGGCGGCTGAAAAACTCATAGCACCCCAAAGTCAAAAATATATTGTCACGTcaatattgtgggagttgaagtccaaaacacctggagggccaaagttagccCAGGCCTGCTCTTACCTGTTCCTCCTCCAGCTTGATGCTCTTTGCTTGGCTCAGGAGGAAGCTTTCGGCCAAAGCCACCGCCTGGGAgcaggtctctgccccacattcccgGACCCACCTCTCCATCTCTGCAGGGAGGAcagccaggaactgctccaggatcactaGGTCTAGGATCTGGCTCTTGGTGTGCTTCTCTGGCTGCAACCACTGGTGGCACAGTTTGTGGAGCTGGCTGCAAACGTCCCGGGGCCCTTTGGCATCTTGGTAGCCGAATTCCCTGAAGTGTTTGCGCTGCACCTCTGAGCGGGGTTTGTCTTTGGCCCGGGAATCGCCACAGCTTCCAGCTTGACCATCAAGAGAGCCATCTGTtttgcctttcctcccttcctcctcttcttgcctTTGGGTATCTTTGTCTTTGCGGAGCTCCAGGGCAACTTCCAAGGGGTCCAGGAAGTGCCCTTGCTCCAAAGCAATCTGCATCCCTTTCGTGTG
This genomic interval from Anolis sagrei isolate rAnoSag1 chromosome 2, rAnoSag1.mat, whole genome shotgun sequence contains the following:
- the LOC137096288 gene encoding zinc finger and SCAN domain-containing protein 21-like, coding for MQIALEQGHFLDPLEVALELRKDKDTQRQEEEEGRKGKTDGSLDGQAGSCGDSRAKDKPRSEVQRKHFREFGYQDAKGPRDVCSQLHKLCHQWLQPEKHTKSQILDLVILEQFLAVLPAEMERWVRECGAETCSQAVALAESFLLSQAKSIKLEEEQEPHVEGLANFSEQVKDPPIISDKLLFGGTTQDDEARNTSHVDDVPPSGENTHQENEETLMNQKGPKEKERNQTERWRNKSIHSQSERPTQPEKQKGRRRNVCPGFGKSFSHRSDLNWRAHIDEKPYKCLECGKNFSQIPHLRLHQRIHTGEKPYKCSICGKSFHRSFILTAHQRMHKGEKPYSCSECGKRFYDRSHLISHQRTHTGEKPYKCLECGKNFSHKVNLTSHQRIHTGEKPYHCSDCGKSFCDKQNLLRHQRIHTGEKPYKCQECGKNFRQRATLTSHQRVHTGERPYRCPECGKSFYRKADLNRHRRIHTGGERPVLSWSVEMAPDGVSLLCPIKDLSQDNQCVIHEIKQEVNC